AGGTGGCCCTGGCGGAGAAGCTGATCGGGGACATCGACAAGGCGAAGCCGGAAGTCATCGTGGAAGTGGCCATCATGCAGGTGCGGCGCGACAAGCTGCGCGACCTGGGCATCTCGCCGCCTGGCAGCACCAGCATCGGCCTAGCGCCCAACCTGGTCTCCAGCCCCACCAGCACCACCAGCGGCAGTGGCGTAGGCTCCGGGACCGGCTCGGTGACGACGACCAGCGGCTCCACCAATCAGATCAACCTGAACACCCTAGCCAACCTGAACGCCACCAACTTCGTGGTCACGATCCCTCCGGCCACCGCCAATTTCCTGTTCAACGACACCACCACCAAGATCCTGCAGAACCCGCAGATCCGCGCCTCCGACGGTCAGAAGGCCTCGCTGAAGATCGGCGACCGGGTGCCGGTGGCCACGGGATCGTTCCAGCCGGGCATCGGCGGCGTGGGCATCAACCCGCTGGTCAACACCCAGTTCCAATACATCGATGTAGGCGTGAACATCGACATCACGCCGCGCGTGCACCAGGGCCGCGAGGTGACGCTCAAGCTCATGATCGACGTCTCCTCGGTGACCTCGCACGTGAGCATCGGTGGCATCGACCAGCCGGTCATCGGGCAACGCAAGATCGAGCACGAGATCCGCCTGAAAGAAGGCGAGATCAACATGCTGGGCGGCATCCTGGAAGACCAGACGGTCAAGGGCTGGGCGGGCATCCCAGGATTGGGGCAGATCCCATTCTTCCGGTACCTATTCGCGTCCGAGCACACGGAGAAGCATGAGAACGAGATCGTCTTCGTCCTGATCCCGCACATCGTGCGCTCGCAGGAACTCACTGACCTGAATGCCCGCGCCATCGACGTGGGCACCGGGACCGCGATCGACCTCCGGCGCACCTCGCGCCCAGCCGGGGTCGTGCCTGTGAATGGTGGCGCCCAGGTTCCTTCCGGCGCGCCGCCGCAGCCTGCGCCGCCAACCACGCCGCAAGCGACGTCGCAACCGGCGCCGGCGAGTTCCCAGCCGGCTCCCAGCGGGGCGCCGCCGCAGAGCCCGCCGGGCATGGCTGCGCAAGCGCCCTCGGGCCCGCCGTCCCCGGTCATTCTCGGTTTCGATCCGGCGATCATCACTCCCGCCAAGGGGTCGACCTTTGCGGTGAACGTGACCCTAAGCGGCGGCCAGGACATCTCCATGGTCCCGATGCAGATCGTCTACAACCCCAAGGTCATGGAGTTGGTGAATATCTCCAACGGCGGGTTCCTGTCGCAGGATGGACAGGCGGTGGCCCTGGTGCATCGGGACGATCCGGCCAGCGGCACCATCCAGGTCTCGGCGACGCGTCCGCCCGGCACCGCTGGCGTGAGCGGCAGCGGAGCGGTGTTCACCCTGACCTTCCTGGCCAAGGCGCCGGGTCTCAGCACCATGACCATCAATCGGCCGGCGTTACGCAGCAGCACCTCGCAATCCATCCCGGTCACACCGGCAACGGCGATGGTGACGGTGAAGTGAGGCGCGCAAGCGCGATAAGATAGGAGCGATGCGAAGCGGTGGCTCATGGTGCCGGCAGCGGGGCTTGACCCTGCTCGAGCTGATTGTGGCCATCACCATCCTGCTCATCCTGACCGGCATGGCCATTCCCCTGGCGCGGGTGCGCATCAAGCGCGAGAAGGAACGCCAGCTGCGCTACGAGTTGTGGCAGATCCGGGACGCCATCGACCGCTACAAGGACGCCGCTGACCGCAACGCCTTCCAGGTCAAGATCGGTACCGAGGGCTACCCCCCGGACCTGGACACGCTGGTGAACGGGGTGGATGTCGCCGGCAAGAAGGTGCGTTTCCTGCGCGCCATCCCGGTGGACCCGATGACGGGCAGGGCGGAGTGGGCAACACGCGCGATGCAGGACGATCCCAAGTCCCAGTCGTCCGGAGGACAGAACGTCTTCGATGTCCATTCCAAGTCCGAAGGGACGGCTCTGGACGGCACCAAGTATTCGGACTGGTGATTGCGTGCTCAACAAGATGACCAGACACCGCCAACACGGCTTCACCCTGATCGAGCTGATGAT
This sequence is a window from Terriglobales bacterium. Protein-coding genes within it:
- a CDS encoding cohesin domain-containing protein — its product is MTRPVRPQAPIARARIVRGSISVILLLVLALSSALAESAKSLYNKGRDAEARQDYEAAYDFYSQAWKDKPNELKYRVAAQRTRFLASASLVHRGQALKDQGKLDEALLLFEKATVLDPASFIAQQEIKRTKALIEKRQGGGGAPPAGSGLAKRIDEAGGPVDLAPIAETPITLKLSEDTKVIYETIGKLAGINVLFDPDYTSRRVKIELNGVTLNEALDILALESKTFWRPVTSNTIFVASDTPAKRKELEQSVIKTFYLSNLSQPTELQDIVNALRTILEVSRIQQLPSQGAIVVRGTPDQVALAEKLIGDIDKAKPEVIVEVAIMQVRRDKLRDLGISPPGSTSIGLAPNLVSSPTSTTSGSGVGSGTGSVTTTSGSTNQINLNTLANLNATNFVVTIPPATANFLFNDTTTKILQNPQIRASDGQKASLKIGDRVPVATGSFQPGIGGVGINPLVNTQFQYIDVGVNIDITPRVHQGREVTLKLMIDVSSVTSHVSIGGIDQPVIGQRKIEHEIRLKEGEINMLGGILEDQTVKGWAGIPGLGQIPFFRYLFASEHTEKHENEIVFVLIPHIVRSQELTDLNARAIDVGTGTAIDLRRTSRPAGVVPVNGGAQVPSGAPPQPAPPTTPQATSQPAPASSQPAPSGAPPQSPPGMAAQAPSGPPSPVILGFDPAIITPAKGSTFAVNVTLSGGQDISMVPMQIVYNPKVMELVNISNGGFLSQDGQAVALVHRDDPASGTIQVSATRPPGTAGVSGSGAVFTLTFLAKAPGLSTMTINRPALRSSTSQSIPVTPATAMVTVK
- a CDS encoding type II secretion system protein, whose protein sequence is MRSGGSWCRQRGLTLLELIVAITILLILTGMAIPLARVRIKREKERQLRYELWQIRDAIDRYKDAADRNAFQVKIGTEGYPPDLDTLVNGVDVAGKKVRFLRAIPVDPMTGRAEWATRAMQDDPKSQSSGGQNVFDVHSKSEGTALDGTKYSDW